A genomic segment from Burkholderia plantarii encodes:
- a CDS encoding helix-turn-helix domain-containing protein, whose amino-acid sequence MASSSATRRGAPAPATDAATPPRVGETIQRLRNERKLTLDDLSRAAGVSKSMLSEIERDKANPTIAVAWRLTNALGISLDELFAPPKSPETIRVDGLHDIPTLAGHDGQYQLRVWGPIELAGRFEWYELTLPAGGALVSNAHEPGTREHLTVLAGAIEIEAGTTSRRLKTGETARYAADAPHAIRNAGRGEAKALLIVIHR is encoded by the coding sequence ATGGCAAGTTCTTCCGCCACGCGCCGCGGCGCCCCCGCGCCGGCCACGGATGCCGCCACGCCGCCGCGCGTCGGCGAGACGATCCAACGGCTGCGCAACGAACGCAAGCTGACGCTCGACGACCTCTCGCGCGCGGCCGGCGTGTCGAAATCGATGCTCTCGGAGATCGAGCGCGACAAGGCCAATCCGACCATCGCGGTGGCATGGCGGCTGACCAACGCGCTCGGCATCAGCCTCGACGAACTGTTTGCGCCGCCGAAATCGCCGGAGACGATTCGCGTGGACGGCCTGCACGACATCCCGACGCTGGCCGGCCACGACGGGCAATACCAGTTGCGCGTGTGGGGCCCGATCGAGCTGGCGGGCCGCTTCGAGTGGTATGAGCTGACGCTGCCGGCCGGCGGGGCGCTGGTCTCGAACGCGCACGAGCCCGGCACGCGCGAGCACCTGACGGTGCTGGCCGGCGCGATCGAGATCGAGGCCGGCACCACCTCGCGCCGCCTCAAGACGGGCGAAACCGCGCGCTATGCGGCCGACGCGCCGCACGCGATCCGCAACGCCGGGCGCGGCGAGGCCAAGGCGCTGCTGATCGTGATCCACCGCTGA
- a CDS encoding YceI family protein — translation MIRRFDARWRALAGSVGLAVVVGCTPVAVLTHHVSTATENVPAGRYTLDPHHWSVGFDVSHFGYSRFTMRFDRASAVLDWRAGGPALSQVSATIDATSIDTNVPVLDRMIAGSDALDATRYPSIRFDSTGWTPTGEHTGKLAGNLTIRGTTQPVTLAVTFNGYGRNPLTKQPTVGFSANGTFSRAAFGIPTWYPAVGDDVRVRIEAEFEMAPPGATDGAQSAESPAR, via the coding sequence ATGATCAGACGGTTCGACGCGCGCTGGCGCGCGCTGGCAGGCAGCGTCGGTTTGGCGGTCGTGGTCGGCTGCACGCCGGTGGCGGTGCTCACGCACCACGTGAGCACGGCGACGGAAAACGTGCCGGCCGGCCGCTACACGCTCGATCCGCATCACTGGAGCGTCGGCTTCGACGTCTCGCACTTCGGCTATTCGCGCTTCACGATGCGCTTCGACCGCGCCAGCGCCGTGCTCGACTGGCGCGCCGGCGGCCCGGCCCTGAGCCAGGTCAGCGCGACGATCGACGCGACCAGCATCGACACCAACGTCCCCGTGCTCGACAGGATGATCGCGGGCAGCGACGCGCTCGACGCCACGCGCTACCCGTCGATCCGCTTCGACAGCACCGGCTGGACGCCGACCGGCGAGCACACCGGCAAGCTGGCCGGCAACCTGACGATCCGCGGCACGACGCAGCCGGTCACGCTGGCCGTCACGTTCAACGGCTACGGGCGCAATCCGCTGACGAAGCAGCCGACCGTCGGCTTCTCGGCGAACGGCACGTTCAGCCGCGCCGCGTTCGGCATTCCGACCTGGTATCCGGCCGTCGGCGACGACGTGCGCGTGCGGATCGAGGCCGAGTTCGAGATGGCGCCGCCGGGCGCGACCGACGGCGCCCAGAGCGCTGAAAGCCCCGCCCGATAA
- a CDS encoding GNAT family N-acetyltransferase, producing the protein MSTPRLAPAPITAYLPKPHDRIVLRRFDPASDAYDTLTDLLHRAFARLGAMGLNCPCVDQPAAATRQRALAGTCFVATCHGHLIATMTLHERDGAASNDLYRSRDVASLRQFGVDPVWQGRGVGRALVAYALRWAASRGYARLALDTPQPATHLLAFYQGLGFEIADVVRFPGRGYDSAMLCRPTNRPVALAESGPRLVTLASCGRRK; encoded by the coding sequence ATGTCGACTCCGCGTCTCGCCCCCGCCCCGATCACCGCCTACCTGCCGAAGCCGCACGATCGCATCGTGCTGCGGCGCTTCGATCCCGCGAGCGACGCCTACGACACGCTGACCGACCTGCTGCACCGCGCGTTCGCGCGGCTCGGCGCGATGGGGCTCAACTGCCCCTGCGTCGACCAGCCGGCCGCCGCCACGCGCCAGCGCGCGCTGGCCGGCACCTGCTTCGTGGCGACCTGCCATGGCCATCTGATCGCGACCATGACGCTGCACGAGCGCGACGGCGCCGCCTCGAACGACCTCTATCGCAGCCGCGACGTCGCGAGCCTCCGGCAGTTCGGTGTCGACCCGGTCTGGCAGGGGCGCGGCGTGGGCCGCGCGCTGGTGGCCTACGCGCTGCGCTGGGCCGCCTCGCGCGGCTATGCGCGACTCGCGCTCGACACGCCGCAGCCGGCCACCCATCTGCTCGCGTTCTATCAGGGCCTCGGCTTCGAGATCGCCGACGTGGTGCGCTTCCCCGGGCGCGGCTACGACAGCGCGATGCTGTGCCGGCCGACCAACCGGCCCGTCGCGCTGGCCGAATCGGGGCCGCGCCTCGTCACGCTGGCCTCGTGCGGGCGCCGGAAATGA
- a CDS encoding TetR/AcrR family transcriptional regulator, whose amino-acid sequence MNDTTQRSPRAAEAPDPQAGGARERLLEAAEALVYAGGIHATGVDAIVKRSGAARKSFYTHFESKEALVAAALARRDDRWMAWFIDGTLERARTPRARLLAMFDVLHTWFEQPDFHGCAFINAAGEIGDVNDPIRGVARYHKARLLDFAREQCEAFALACGAPQRDAVRLARQWLVLMDGAIAVALVSGDASASRDARDAGEVLLAAFETRAG is encoded by the coding sequence ATGAACGATACGACCCAACGATCCCCACGCGCCGCCGAGGCGCCGGACCCGCAAGCCGGCGGCGCGCGCGAGCGGCTGCTGGAGGCGGCCGAGGCGCTCGTCTACGCGGGCGGCATCCATGCGACCGGCGTCGACGCGATCGTCAAGCGCTCGGGCGCCGCGCGCAAGAGCTTCTACACGCACTTCGAATCGAAGGAGGCGCTGGTGGCCGCCGCGCTCGCGCGGCGCGACGACCGCTGGATGGCCTGGTTCATCGACGGCACGCTCGAGCGCGCGCGCACGCCGCGTGCCCGCCTGCTGGCAATGTTCGACGTGCTGCACACGTGGTTCGAGCAGCCCGACTTCCACGGCTGCGCGTTCATCAATGCGGCGGGCGAGATCGGCGACGTGAACGATCCGATCCGCGGCGTCGCGCGCTATCACAAGGCGCGGCTGCTCGACTTCGCGCGCGAGCAGTGCGAGGCGTTCGCGCTGGCCTGCGGCGCGCCGCAGCGCGATGCCGTGCGGCTCGCGCGCCAGTGGCTGGTGCTGATGGACGGCGCGATCGCGGTGGCGCTCGTCAGCGGTGACGCATCGGCCTCGCGCGACGCGCGCGACGCCGGCGAGGTGCTGCTGGCCGCGTTCGAGACGCGCGCCGGCTGA
- the tdh gene encoding L-threonine 3-dehydrogenase: MKALAKLERGPGLTLTDVKMPEVGHNDVLIRIRRTAICGTDIHIWKWDDWAQKTIPVPMHVGHEYVGEIVEMGQEVRGFAIGDRVSGEGHITCGFCRNCRAGRRHLCRNTVGVGVNREGAFAEYLAIPAFNAFKIPPEISDDLAAIFDPFGNATHTALSFNLVGEDVLITGAGPIGIMAVAIARHVGARNVVITDVNDYRLELARKMGATRAVNVSRESLRDVMHELHMTEGFDVGLEMSGVPSAFTSLLDAMNHGGKVALLGIPPAQTAIDWNQVIFKGLEIKGIYGREMFETWYKMVAMLQSGLDLSPILTHRYAVADYEQAFASMLSGESGKVILDWSAVPATA, translated from the coding sequence ATGAAAGCGCTGGCAAAACTCGAACGGGGCCCCGGCCTCACGCTGACCGACGTGAAGATGCCCGAGGTCGGCCATAACGACGTGCTGATCAGGATTCGCCGCACGGCGATCTGCGGCACCGACATCCATATCTGGAAGTGGGACGACTGGGCGCAGAAGACGATTCCGGTGCCGATGCACGTCGGCCATGAATACGTGGGCGAGATCGTCGAGATGGGGCAGGAAGTGCGCGGCTTCGCGATCGGCGACCGCGTGTCGGGCGAAGGCCACATCACCTGCGGCTTCTGCCGCAACTGCCGTGCGGGCCGCAGGCATCTGTGCCGCAACACGGTGGGCGTGGGCGTGAACCGCGAGGGCGCGTTCGCCGAATACCTGGCGATTCCGGCCTTCAACGCGTTCAAGATCCCGCCCGAGATCTCCGACGATCTGGCCGCGATCTTCGATCCGTTCGGCAACGCCACGCACACCGCGCTGTCGTTCAACCTGGTCGGCGAGGACGTGCTGATCACGGGCGCCGGGCCGATCGGCATCATGGCCGTGGCGATCGCGCGGCACGTGGGCGCGCGCAACGTGGTGATCACCGACGTCAACGACTACCGGCTCGAACTCGCGCGCAAGATGGGCGCGACGCGTGCCGTGAACGTCTCGCGCGAATCGCTGCGCGACGTGATGCACGAGCTGCACATGACGGAAGGTTTCGACGTGGGGCTGGAGATGTCGGGCGTGCCGAGCGCGTTCACGAGCCTGCTCGATGCGATGAACCACGGCGGCAAGGTCGCGCTGCTCGGCATCCCGCCCGCGCAGACCGCGATCGACTGGAACCAGGTGATCTTCAAGGGGCTCGAGATCAAGGGCATCTACGGTCGCGAGATGTTCGAAACCTGGTACAAGATGGTGGCGATGCTGCAAAGCGGCCTCGACCTCTCGCCGATCCTCACGCACCGCTACGCGGTGGCCGACTACGAACAGGCGTTCGCGTCGATGCTCTCGGGCGAGAGCGGCAAGGTGATCCTCGACTGGAGCGCCGTGCCGGCCACCGCCTGA
- a CDS encoding DUF2471 family protein, producing MTEQDLAALSFKAAAQDMEKIVRHIATRYIRQQVPLTWRLLQAIEAEALADLGFAARHDPFVRCLFERPEDFHFPETDDPIDVAQSNALPAVLSYAVSAFEAASRQPALGPAQPVASKRPRRVRIWGG from the coding sequence ATGACCGAACAGGACCTGGCCGCGCTCAGCTTCAAGGCTGCGGCGCAAGACATGGAGAAAATCGTTCGCCACATCGCCACCCGCTACATCCGTCAGCAGGTGCCGCTGACGTGGCGGCTGCTGCAGGCGATCGAGGCCGAGGCGCTGGCCGATCTCGGCTTCGCGGCGCGGCACGATCCGTTCGTCCGCTGCCTGTTCGAGCGGCCGGAGGATTTCCACTTCCCGGAAACCGACGATCCGATCGACGTCGCGCAATCGAACGCGCTGCCGGCCGTGCTCTCGTATGCCGTGTCGGCCTTCGAGGCCGCCTCGCGTCAGCCCGCGCTCGGGCCGGCGCAGCCCGTCGCCAGCAAGCGGCCGCGGCGCGTGCGGATCTGGGGCGGCTGA
- a CDS encoding glycine C-acetyltransferase, giving the protein MRDAFLAHVRGTLDQIRADGFYKTEREIASPQAADVTLADGAGVLNFCANNYLGLANDTRLVAAARAGLERDGFGMASVRFICGTQTVHKRLEAAISAFLGTDDTILYSSCFDANGGLFETLLGEEDAIISDELNHASIIDGVRLSKAKRFRYKNNDLQDLEAKLQEADAAGARFKLVATDGVFSMDGIIADLKGICDVAERYGALVMVDDSHAVGFIGEHGRGTPEHCGVADRVDIITGTLGKALGGASGGYVAARREIVELLRQRSRPYLFSNTLAPSIAEASLAVLELLASDEGARLRAQVRENGARFRAKMSAAGFTLVPGEHPIIPVMLGDAQVATRMADALLAEGVYVVGFSFPVVPRGRARIRTQMSAAHTPGQIDRAVDAFVRVGKSLGVI; this is encoded by the coding sequence ATGCGTGATGCCTTCCTCGCCCACGTGCGCGGGACCCTCGACCAGATCCGCGCCGACGGTTTCTACAAGACCGAGCGCGAGATCGCCAGCCCGCAGGCGGCGGACGTGACGCTGGCCGACGGCGCCGGCGTGCTCAATTTCTGCGCGAACAACTATCTCGGTCTCGCCAACGACACGCGGCTCGTCGCGGCCGCGCGCGCGGGCCTCGAGCGCGACGGCTTCGGGATGGCGTCGGTGCGCTTCATCTGCGGCACGCAGACGGTCCACAAGCGGCTCGAGGCGGCGATCTCGGCGTTCCTCGGCACCGACGACACGATCCTCTATTCGAGCTGCTTCGACGCGAACGGCGGCCTGTTCGAGACGCTGCTCGGCGAGGAAGACGCGATCATCAGCGACGAGCTGAACCACGCCAGCATCATCGACGGCGTGCGGCTGTCGAAGGCCAAACGGTTCCGCTACAAGAACAACGACCTGCAGGATCTGGAGGCGAAGCTGCAGGAGGCCGACGCGGCCGGCGCGCGCTTCAAGCTGGTGGCTACCGACGGCGTGTTCTCGATGGACGGCATCATCGCCGACCTGAAGGGCATCTGCGACGTGGCCGAGCGCTACGGCGCGCTGGTAATGGTCGACGATTCGCACGCGGTCGGCTTCATCGGCGAACACGGCCGCGGCACGCCCGAACATTGCGGCGTGGCCGATCGCGTCGACATCATCACCGGCACGCTCGGCAAGGCGCTCGGCGGCGCCTCGGGCGGCTACGTGGCGGCCCGCCGCGAAATCGTCGAGCTGCTGCGCCAGCGCTCGCGCCCGTACCTGTTCTCGAACACGCTCGCGCCGAGCATCGCCGAGGCCTCGCTCGCCGTGCTCGAACTGCTCGCGAGCGACGAGGGCGCGCGGCTGCGCGCGCAGGTGCGCGAGAACGGCGCGCGGTTTCGCGCGAAGATGAGCGCGGCCGGCTTCACGCTGGTGCCGGGCGAACATCCGATCATCCCGGTGATGCTCGGCGACGCGCAGGTGGCCACGCGCATGGCCGACGCGCTGCTGGCCGAGGGCGTCTACGTGGTCGGCTTCTCGTTCCCGGTGGTGCCGCGCGGGCGCGCGCGGATCCGCACGCAGATGAGCGCGGCGCACACGCCCGGGCAGATCGACCGCGCCGTGGACGCGTTCGTGCGCGTCGGCAAATCGCTCGGCGTGATCTGA